Proteins from a genomic interval of Calditrichota bacterium:
- a CDS encoding PAS domain-containing protein — MNISKHIFKSVKTIRPVYLILVAAVLFLVLFGSAYIELRGTRQEIFHVMKEEASTLIASLEIGGKNSLVAYSQIEWLQTERLLAVARHIRDLEAQNTFSPQKIKQIVLHSEVYNVHLFDRHGKRIFSYRTARQDQSAGERLGNLPLLRAVLTGKKQEMVVGFRQSSAGMGNRYAVAVHRPGGGAVVVSIDAAEMLALRKQLGIGQVLQEVARAPGIVYIVLQDSIGILAASKNITEMSRIDSDPFLKATLRHNRFDARVTTFNGERVLEVVKPFMVNGELFGLFRVGLKMTHIVAANQRLRRRFLLLSLALFVLGIILFNFLIINQNYAVLNRSFKEVKTYTGNILENMADAVLVTNASGKVTLFNRAAEKLFALSEKTVLGRPIYQLNLPCIAELKAFMDSDLPRDDKEIACQLNGESRILSARLNRLISEENGTQTIIAIFRDVSRQRLVEERLKRQEKLTAMGELAAGVAHEIRNPLNAIGMIAQRFAREFVPKDDAEDYQKLTRVIISEIRRVNQIIQQFLQFARPPELNRQPASVDAILRESLSVLNESAKAKGVQIETHLAASVSLRVDRNQLKQAFLNLIQNALEATPAGGKIWIHSSKKPDGVKISIGDTGAGIPREKLQKIFNLYFTTKPNGTGLGLSMVHQIVSAHNGHIEVQSEEGKGTVFEIILPIEEA, encoded by the coding sequence ATGAACATTTCCAAACACATTTTTAAATCGGTCAAAACGATTCGGCCTGTTTATTTGATTTTGGTGGCTGCTGTGCTGTTTCTGGTATTGTTCGGTTCGGCTTATATTGAACTGCGCGGAACCCGTCAGGAAATATTCCATGTTATGAAGGAAGAAGCCTCCACGCTTATTGCATCTCTGGAGATAGGCGGGAAAAATTCACTGGTTGCCTATTCCCAGATTGAATGGCTCCAGACAGAACGACTGTTGGCCGTGGCGCGGCACATTCGTGATCTGGAAGCCCAAAACACATTTTCTCCTCAAAAAATAAAACAGATTGTTCTGCACTCAGAGGTGTACAATGTTCACCTGTTTGACCGTCATGGGAAACGCATTTTTTCCTACAGAACGGCACGACAGGATCAATCCGCAGGAGAGCGTCTTGGAAATCTTCCGTTATTGAGGGCGGTATTAACAGGCAAGAAGCAGGAAATGGTAGTGGGTTTTCGGCAGAGTTCTGCCGGCATGGGAAACCGATACGCGGTGGCTGTACACAGGCCAGGCGGCGGGGCTGTCGTAGTTTCCATTGACGCGGCAGAAATGCTGGCGCTGCGAAAACAATTAGGCATCGGTCAGGTTCTGCAGGAAGTTGCACGGGCTCCCGGTATTGTCTATATTGTTTTGCAGGATTCTATTGGAATTTTGGCTGCTTCAAAAAACATCACAGAAATGTCACGCATTGACAGTGATCCCTTTTTAAAAGCCACTCTGCGCCATAATCGTTTTGATGCCCGGGTCACGACATTTAATGGAGAACGGGTACTGGAGGTGGTCAAACCATTTATGGTCAATGGCGAATTGTTTGGTCTGTTTCGGGTGGGACTAAAGATGACTCACATTGTGGCTGCCAATCAGAGGCTGCGACGTCGTTTTTTGCTGCTTTCTCTGGCTCTGTTTGTTCTGGGTATTATTCTTTTTAACTTTTTGATAATCAATCAGAATTATGCGGTTTTAAATCGGTCGTTTAAAGAAGTTAAAACCTACACGGGAAATATTCTGGAGAATATGGCCGATGCCGTTTTGGTGACCAATGCTTCCGGAAAGGTGACCCTGTTCAATCGTGCAGCTGAAAAATTGTTTGCCCTTTCCGAAAAAACGGTGCTTGGCAGACCCATTTACCAGCTTAACCTTCCTTGTATCGCTGAATTGAAGGCGTTTATGGACTCCGACTTACCCCGCGATGACAAAGAAATTGCCTGCCAGTTAAACGGTGAATCCAGAATTCTTTCGGCGCGACTGAACCGGCTTATTAGTGAAGAAAACGGCACACAGACAATTATTGCTATTTTTCGGGATGTAAGCCGCCAACGGCTGGTGGAGGAACGATTAAAACGACAGGAAAAACTGACGGCCATGGGCGAATTGGCGGCAGGTGTGGCCCATGAAATTCGAAATCCTCTGAATGCCATTGGAATGATTGCCCAGCGGTTTGCCCGGGAATTTGTACCCAAAGATGATGCAGAAGATTATCAAAAATTGACCCGGGTCATTATTTCGGAAATTCGGCGCGTGAATCAAATAATTCAACAATTTCTGCAGTTTGCACGTCCGCCGGAATTGAATCGCCAACCGGCCTCAGTGGATGCCATTCTGCGGGAATCCCTGTCCGTTTTAAATGAATCGGCCAAAGCAAAAGGCGTGCAGATTGAAACCCATCTGGCCGCGTCTGTATCTCTCCGGGTGGATCGCAATCAGCTCAAACAGGCCTTTCTCAATCTGATTCAGAATGCCCTGGAGGCCACGCCTGCCGGGGGGAAAATCTGGATCCATTCATCAAAAAAGCCGGATGGGGTAAAAATTAGCATTGGGGATACGGGAGCCGGCATTCCCCGGGAAAAGCTTCAGAAAATTTTTAATCTTTATTTTACCACCAAACCCAATGGAACAGGTTTGGGTTTGAGCATGGTTCACCAGATTGTATCGGCACACAACGGACACATTGAAGTACAGAGTGAAGAAGGCAAAGGAACCGTGTTTGAGATTATTCTGCCGATTGAGGAGGCGTAA
- a CDS encoding sigma-54-dependent Fis family transcriptional regulator, which produces MASGTILVVDDEKAQLEALSGFLKKQGYRVEQNISPVKALQIVRENPVDLVLTDYRMPEMNGVEFLKRVKAINPEIAVIVMTAFGSVESAIQAMKEGASDYLQKPVDLEEVELLVQRNLQQRRLVEENRLLKEELREKYQFKEIISASPKMESVLNIAGRVARSRASVLIRGESGTGKELVARAIHFASDRATRPFVAVNMAALPESLIESELFGHEKGAFTGAHAQRKGRIELADGGTLFIDEVGDVPLSVQVKLLRFLQEQQFERLGGSTTLSVDVRIIAATNRNLEEMIQAGDFREDLFYRLNVVTLVLPPLRERREDIPLLVDHFIRKYAEFNGKRITGISKEAMDRLMKYAYPGNIRELENIIHQAVVLAREEILLSEDLPIHLSQIREGPSQTPSPEGNTLPEKVARLEVSLIQDALKNTNGNQSQAARLLGITERNLRYKMDKYGLKPKQET; this is translated from the coding sequence ATGGCAAGTGGAACGATTTTGGTTGTCGATGACGAAAAGGCTCAATTGGAGGCTCTGAGCGGATTCTTGAAAAAACAAGGCTACCGGGTGGAACAAAATATTTCACCCGTAAAAGCCCTTCAAATCGTTCGGGAAAATCCGGTCGACCTGGTTCTTACCGACTATCGCATGCCGGAAATGAACGGGGTAGAATTCCTGAAGCGGGTCAAAGCCATTAATCCGGAGATTGCGGTTATTGTCATGACGGCATTTGGCAGCGTGGAAAGCGCCATTCAGGCCATGAAAGAGGGAGCGTCTGACTACCTGCAAAAGCCGGTCGATTTGGAAGAAGTGGAGCTCCTGGTTCAACGCAATCTTCAACAAAGGCGGTTGGTCGAAGAAAATCGACTTCTCAAGGAAGAGTTAAGGGAAAAGTACCAGTTTAAGGAGATTATCAGCGCCAGCCCCAAAATGGAATCGGTGCTGAATATTGCCGGACGTGTGGCTCGAAGCCGTGCCTCTGTGCTGATTCGCGGAGAAAGCGGCACCGGAAAAGAGCTGGTAGCGCGGGCCATTCATTTTGCCAGCGACCGGGCAACCCGGCCGTTTGTGGCGGTCAATATGGCGGCTCTTCCGGAATCGCTCATCGAAAGTGAATTGTTTGGTCACGAAAAAGGCGCCTTTACCGGCGCCCACGCCCAGAGAAAAGGCCGAATAGAGCTTGCCGATGGCGGCACCCTTTTTATCGATGAGGTGGGGGATGTCCCGCTTTCGGTGCAGGTCAAATTGCTGCGGTTTTTACAAGAGCAGCAATTCGAGCGGCTGGGCGGTTCCACCACACTTTCAGTGGATGTCCGAATCATTGCGGCCACCAATCGAAATCTGGAAGAAATGATTCAGGCAGGAGATTTTCGCGAGGACCTTTTTTATCGCCTGAATGTGGTTACCCTTGTATTGCCCCCTTTGCGCGAACGGCGGGAAGATATCCCACTTTTAGTGGATCATTTTATTCGAAAATATGCGGAGTTCAATGGAAAACGAATTACCGGCATCAGTAAGGAAGCCATGGACCGATTAATGAAATATGCCTATCCGGGGAATATTCGTGAATTGGAGAATATCATTCACCAGGCGGTGGTCCTGGCCCGGGAAGAAATTTTGCTTTCTGAAGATTTGCCGATTCATCTTTCACAGATACGAGAAGGCCCATCCCAAACACCCAGTCCGGAAGGAAATACGCTGCCGGAGAAAGTAGCCCGTCTGGAGGTTTCATTAATTCAGGACGCGCTTAAAAACACGAACGGAAATCAGAGCCAGGCCGCGCGTTTACTGGGAATTACTGAACGTAATTTACGCTACAAGATGGATAAATACGGACTCAAACCGAAACAGGAGACATAA
- a CDS encoding TonB-dependent receptor, translating into TFSFSQNYFARFRQFQAKYDADWNFIGNKIIDLSGNTIAGFPDVLASGKLSYTGRLLSGFVQIQHVGRQYLDNTQREDRSIRPYTLVNAHLSIGLKAILGINGLRLNLWGNNLLDKTYETAGYYDDWEGENYLWPGAGRNYFAGVEMTL; encoded by the coding sequence ACCTTTTCGTTCAGTCAGAATTACTTTGCCCGGTTCCGCCAGTTTCAGGCCAAGTACGACGCGGATTGGAATTTTATTGGGAACAAAATCATCGACCTGAGCGGAAACACCATTGCCGGATTCCCCGATGTTCTGGCTTCAGGCAAGCTCAGCTACACGGGCCGGCTGCTGAGCGGCTTTGTTCAGATTCAGCACGTGGGCAGGCAGTACCTTGACAATACCCAGCGGGAAGACCGCAGCATTCGCCCCTACACACTGGTCAATGCGCATCTTTCCATCGGACTAAAAGCCATTCTGGGGATCAACGGACTGCGGCTGAATCTCTGGGGCAACAATCTTCTGGACAAAACTTACGAAACGGCCGGTTACTACGATGACTGGGAGGGCGAAAATTACCTCTGGCCCGGTGCCGGGAGAAATTATTTTGCAGGCGTGGAAATGACCTTGTAG
- a CDS encoding TonB-dependent receptor yields the protein MKSLKPLFLMLLIWAIAFPAQAQTGTLSGNVTDAATHRPLPGANVILVGTQLGTTTDASGSFRITGLLPGKYTVAVRFIGYKSVQKTVLIGKKPVTLAFELQPQTLSTQEIVITANRAKFRETPVAFTNISRKELKTNYWAQDIPMLLTEVPGVYAYSDAGNGVGYTYVKIRGFDQKRISVMINGIPLNDPEDHQVYWVDMPDLASSVRDIQIQRGVGSSLYGSSSFGGSINVVTGEPASESKIRLTTGYGSYNTRKFAFHLNSGLIQNKYVIQGRFSKILSDGYRENTGVNLWAYFLSASRYGTHTTTQINVYGGPELTHAGWYASPESALKQNHRYNPITYKNTIDNFNQPHYELIHQWKISNTLTLNNSLFYIHGIGYYEGFKSHKKLVDFGFLPFFTPDSQRVKRADLVRQKWVKKNQIGWIPRLDWAHTKGTLSLGMSAYTYWSDHWGNVIWINPAPPSAVPNQEYYGYNTRKNLATFFVHELAHPVPPLSVMLDFNLQFQQYTFKQREVALFRGINRHAFEVHYTFLNPKLGVNYNLSKTLNLFGNISVAHREPSDDDLFDVWQGPDDLGVHPLFARSDTIRRSDGSVDYIDWRNPLTKPEDLLDFELGGGYTSRNLQVKLNAYWMNFRNEIVPYSQV from the coding sequence ATGAAATCATTAAAACCACTTTTTCTGATGTTGTTGATTTGGGCAATTGCATTTCCGGCACAGGCACAAACGGGCACCCTCTCCGGAAACGTCACGGATGCCGCCACGCACCGTCCCTTGCCGGGAGCAAATGTCATTCTGGTGGGCACCCAGTTGGGAACCACTACGGATGCCTCCGGTTCGTTTCGAATAACCGGACTTCTGCCGGGAAAGTACACCGTGGCCGTGCGTTTTATCGGCTACAAATCCGTGCAGAAAACCGTTTTGATCGGGAAAAAACCGGTAACCCTTGCCTTTGAGCTTCAGCCGCAAACCCTTTCCACCCAGGAAATCGTGATAACGGCCAACCGGGCCAAATTCCGGGAAACTCCGGTCGCTTTTACCAACATCTCCCGTAAAGAACTCAAGACCAATTACTGGGCACAGGACATCCCCATGCTCCTGACCGAGGTTCCCGGCGTGTATGCGTACTCCGATGCCGGAAACGGTGTGGGGTACACCTACGTCAAAATCCGTGGTTTTGACCAGAAACGGATTTCTGTGATGATTAACGGCATCCCCCTGAACGACCCTGAAGATCACCAGGTTTACTGGGTGGACATGCCTGATCTTGCCTCATCCGTACGGGATATTCAGATTCAGCGCGGCGTGGGAAGCTCGCTGTACGGCAGCTCTTCTTTTGGCGGATCGATTAACGTGGTAACCGGAGAACCCGCATCGGAAAGTAAAATCCGCTTAACCACGGGTTACGGAAGCTACAACACCCGAAAATTTGCCTTCCATCTCAATTCCGGATTGATTCAAAATAAATACGTCATTCAGGGACGCTTTTCCAAAATTCTTTCAGACGGCTACCGTGAAAACACCGGCGTGAACCTCTGGGCCTATTTTCTGAGTGCATCCCGATACGGAACGCACACAACGACTCAAATCAATGTGTACGGCGGCCCGGAACTAACTCACGCAGGCTGGTACGCTTCGCCGGAGAGTGCACTGAAGCAAAATCATCGGTATAATCCAATCACCTACAAAAACACCATCGATAATTTTAATCAACCGCACTACGAACTGATCCACCAGTGGAAGATTTCGAACACCCTGACCCTAAACAACAGCCTGTTTTACATCCACGGCATCGGCTATTACGAGGGATTTAAATCGCACAAAAAACTGGTGGATTTTGGATTTCTGCCCTTTTTTACACCCGACTCTCAACGGGTGAAGCGAGCCGATCTGGTCCGTCAAAAATGGGTCAAAAAGAACCAAATCGGCTGGATTCCCCGCCTGGACTGGGCCCACACAAAGGGAACGCTTTCGCTGGGAATGAGCGCCTACACCTACTGGAGCGACCACTGGGGAAACGTTATCTGGATCAATCCCGCCCCTCCTTCGGCCGTTCCCAATCAGGAATATTACGGATACAACACACGGAAAAATCTGGCCACGTTCTTTGTACACGAATTGGCACACCCTGTTCCCCCGCTTTCGGTCATGCTCGATTTCAACCTTCAGTTTCAGCAGTACACTTTCAAGCAGCGAGAAGTGGCTCTTTTTCGGGGAATCAACCGGCACGCATTTGAGGTTCATTACACGTTTCTCAATCCCAAACTGGGCGTGAACTACAACCTTTCGAAGACGCTCAATCTGTTTGGAAATATTTCTGTTGCACACCGGGAGCCCTCTGATGACGACCTGTTTGATGTGTGGCAGGGGCCGGATGACCTGGGTGTGCACCCGCTTTTTGCACGCTCCGATACGATCCGCAGAAGTGACGGTTCCGTGGATTACATCGATTGGCGAAATCCGCTGACCAAGCCGGAGGACCTGCTTGATTTTGAGCTGGGAGGCGGTTACACCAGCCGGAATTTGCAAGTTAAACTTAATGCCTACTGGATGAATTTTCGCAACGAAATCGTGCCCTACAGTCAGGTC
- the thiL gene encoding thiamine-phosphate kinase, translated as MKHLHDLGEFGLIELLTRKIRPSEAVKVGIGDDAAVVSLPQEHLLLSTVDSQIEGTHFDWPLTTPQNLGRKLAAVNLSDLAAMGGTPRFALLDLALPPDFPIRQAQEFFAGLETELRHFSAEIVGGNTSASSHFAAGLTLFGHILPQHLKKRSGARPGDLICVTGSLGKGAAGLTLAKQSLSLKQKNRRVLEFWQTPRARVEAGQILGAIPNVHAMIDISDGLAGDLGHLCKASGVGARIDEETLPVDDSVREWAKISRHSVLDWILYGGEDYELLFTLPEEAFSEVRSKLRPAVNATIIGRILDKPGELYLQKQNGKRIKIEPTAWNHF; from the coding sequence ATGAAACACTTACACGATCTGGGTGAGTTTGGCCTCATCGAGCTTTTGACCCGGAAAATCCGACCGTCAGAAGCCGTCAAGGTGGGCATCGGGGACGATGCCGCGGTTGTCTCTCTTCCGCAGGAGCACCTTCTCTTAAGTACGGTAGACAGTCAGATTGAGGGGACTCATTTCGACTGGCCGCTCACAACGCCTCAAAATCTCGGCCGCAAATTGGCCGCCGTCAATCTTAGCGATCTGGCTGCCATGGGCGGAACACCCCGCTTTGCGCTGCTGGATCTGGCCCTGCCGCCGGATTTTCCAATTCGTCAGGCACAGGAATTTTTTGCAGGCCTGGAGACGGAATTGCGCCATTTCAGCGCTGAAATCGTTGGAGGAAACACATCCGCTTCCTCCCATTTTGCAGCAGGGCTGACCCTGTTCGGGCACATCCTGCCCCAGCATCTGAAAAAAAGAAGCGGCGCCCGTCCGGGTGATCTGATTTGCGTGACCGGGAGCCTGGGCAAAGGGGCCGCAGGGTTAACTTTGGCCAAACAATCCCTATCCCTCAAACAGAAAAATCGGCGTGTTCTGGAATTCTGGCAAACACCCCGCGCACGGGTGGAAGCCGGACAAATTTTGGGCGCCATTCCAAATGTTCACGCCATGATTGACATCAGTGACGGTCTGGCAGGCGACCTGGGGCACCTGTGCAAGGCCAGCGGTGTCGGCGCGCGGATAGACGAGGAAACACTTCCGGTGGACGACTCCGTCAGGGAGTGGGCCAAAATCTCCCGGCATTCCGTTCTCGATTGGATTTTATATGGCGGAGAAGATTACGAATTGTTGTTTACCCTGCCGGAAGAGGCCTTTTCGGAAGTCCGCTCCAAACTCCGTCCGGCGGTAAACGCCACCATTATTGGCCGGATTCTGGATAAACCGGGCGAACTTTATCTTCAAAAACAAAATGGAAAACGGATAAAAATTGAACCCACGGCATGGAATCATTTTTAA
- a CDS encoding NADH-quinone oxidoreductase subunit N has product GLGYRAPFIAIALAIFMFSLTGLPPFAGFIGKVYLFAAVIQQQWYILAVIGVLNSVVSLYYYANVVKVMFLDQPEDTPPIPIALYNKVLVWIFLVPTLVLGLYWSPVINFTSQSIRFFFGK; this is encoded by the coding sequence GGATTGGGTTATCGTGCTCCCTTCATTGCAATTGCACTGGCCATATTCATGTTTTCGCTCACAGGGCTGCCGCCGTTTGCCGGTTTTATCGGAAAGGTTTATCTTTTTGCGGCCGTCATCCAGCAACAATGGTACATTCTGGCGGTTATCGGTGTTTTAAACAGCGTGGTTTCGCTCTATTATTACGCAAACGTTGTGAAGGTTATGTTTTTGGATCAACCGGAAGACACTCCCCCAATCCCAATTGCCTTATACAATAAAGTTCTTGTCTGGATTTTTTTGGTTCCCACATTGGTGCTGGGATTGTACTGGAGTCCGGTGATAAACTTTACAAGCCAATCCATCAGATTCTTTTTCGGAAAATAG
- a CDS encoding NADH-quinone oxidoreductase subunit N yields MSNLNSLQYFIPELFLTVAILFIIIADLSLKREKKNIPAYLSAVTMVIVLILVFHQYNYPPASLFKGMIVLDDFAIFFKIITAFSTLITILFSLSSFRFKAEYYVLLLVVTLGMFLMSEVNNLLMIIISMEMVGLISYVLAGFNKNDLKSNEASLKYMLYGATSTAIMAFGFSYIYGISGNLNLFSIQQTILVNQPQALPLFVAFIMVLAGLGYKIAMVPFHFWVPDVYEGAPTPIAAFFSVGPKAAGLALFIRFLVTVVAHPATSSNVFFIQNIPIKAPLLLAALAVATMTLGNLSALKQKNIKRMLGYSAIAHVGYMLMALVVFNKEGIIAVMFYMIVYLFMNFGAFY; encoded by the coding sequence ATGAGTAATTTAAATAGTCTTCAATATTTTATCCCGGAACTGTTTCTAACGGTTGCCATTCTGTTCATTATTATTGCAGATCTCTCCCTTAAAAGAGAAAAGAAGAACATTCCCGCCTATCTTTCGGCCGTTACAATGGTCATTGTTCTGATCCTGGTCTTTCACCAATACAATTACCCGCCTGCATCACTTTTTAAAGGCATGATTGTTTTGGATGATTTCGCTATTTTCTTCAAAATCATTACGGCTTTTTCCACACTGATTACCATTCTCTTTTCCCTGTCATCCTTTCGTTTCAAGGCGGAATATTATGTTCTCCTTCTGGTTGTAACACTCGGCATGTTTTTGATGTCGGAAGTGAATAATCTTTTGATGATTATTATCTCGATGGAAATGGTCGGATTGATTTCCTATGTACTCGCCGGCTTCAATAAAAATGATCTGAAATCAAATGAAGCCTCTTTGAAATATATGCTTTACGGAGCCACCAGCACGGCCATAATGGCCTTTGGTTTTTCATATATTTACGGAATCAGCGGGAACCTAAATCTTTTCAGCATTCAGCAAACCATTTTGGTCAATCAACCGCAGGCATTGCCGCTTTTTGTTGCCTTTATCATGGTTCTGGCAGGCCTCGGATACAAGATAGCAATGGTCCCTTTCCATTTTTGGGTACCCGATGTTTACGAAGGCGCTCCCACCCCCATTGCCGCTTTCTTTTCCGTCGGACCAAAGGCAGCCGGATTGGCCTTGTTTATCCGATTTCTGGTGACGGTGGTCGCTCATCCCGCTACTTCCTCAAACGTCTTTTTCATTCAGAATATCCCGATCAAGGCACCCTTGCTTCTGGCTGCGTTGGCCGTGGCCACAATGACTCTGGGAAATCTGTCCGCACTCAAGCAAAAAAATATAAAGCGCATGTTAGGATATTCGGCCATTGCCCACGTCGGGTATATGCTGATGGCCCTGGTGGTATTTAACAAAGAGGGCATCATTGCGGTCATGTTTTACATGATTGTTTATCTTTTTATGAATTTCGGTGCTTTTTAT
- a CDS encoding NADH-quinone oxidoreductase subunit M → MISLATFFPIIGMAIILFIPKKNLTAIKIVSVIATFVPLVITSYMWLHYNYSMIGIDKESQFQFVEHFAWIPAFHIEYFVGVDGLSFPMLWLTTLLSFIGIVASWNIAKSQKGYFALFLLLATSMMGVFVSLDFFLFYVFWELMLLPMYFLIGIWGGPRREYAAIKFFIYTLAGSVLMLVVMLALYFNVKDPATGAHTFNMLNMMHQGNHSTWLSKFDVRLWLYIALLIGFAIKVPIFPFHTWLPDAHVEAPTAVSVILAGILLKMGTYGILRISYPIFPDIAKYTSYVLAIFGVINILYGAFVAMAQSDLKKLVAYSSVSHMGFVLLGMAVFTSAGINGAVFQMFSHGIITAMLFLIVGVIYDRAHHREINGFGGLAVKMPVYTGIASLAFFAAMGLPGMTGFIAELTVFIGSFAVYRTLTIIAALGIIVTASYILWTIQRVFLGKLNPKYEHIRDINGRELFTLVPLGMLTIFFGIYPLPILNMLKVSLNHLIRLIP, encoded by the coding sequence TTGATTAGTCTTGCTACCTTTTTCCCGATCATTGGTATGGCGATAATTCTTTTTATTCCCAAAAAGAATTTGACGGCAATTAAGATTGTTTCTGTAATTGCTACGTTTGTGCCACTTGTGATCACATCGTATATGTGGCTGCATTACAATTACAGCATGATAGGGATTGATAAGGAAAGCCAATTTCAGTTTGTGGAACATTTTGCCTGGATTCCCGCATTCCACATCGAGTATTTCGTGGGCGTTGACGGGCTAAGCTTTCCGATGCTGTGGCTGACAACGCTGCTGAGTTTCATCGGCATTGTGGCCTCCTGGAATATCGCCAAGTCCCAGAAAGGATACTTTGCCCTGTTTTTGCTGCTGGCCACCTCTATGATGGGTGTGTTTGTCTCACTGGATTTCTTTTTGTTCTATGTATTCTGGGAATTGATGCTTCTCCCAATGTACTTCCTGATCGGCATCTGGGGCGGCCCGCGCAGAGAATATGCAGCCATCAAGTTCTTTATATACACCCTGGCGGGGTCTGTGCTCATGCTGGTGGTGATGCTGGCGCTGTATTTTAATGTCAAAGATCCTGCTACCGGCGCTCATACATTCAATATGCTGAACATGATGCATCAGGGGAACCATTCAACCTGGCTGTCGAAGTTTGACGTAAGACTCTGGTTATATATCGCGCTCTTAATCGGTTTCGCCATTAAGGTCCCAATATTCCCGTTTCACACATGGCTTCCCGATGCACACGTGGAAGCTCCGACCGCCGTCAGTGTTATTTTGGCCGGTATCCTGCTGAAAATGGGAACCTATGGCATCCTGCGTATCAGCTACCCGATTTTTCCCGATATTGCAAAATACACCTCCTATGTTTTGGCTATTTTTGGTGTGATTAACATCCTGTATGGAGCATTTGTAGCCATGGCCCAAAGCGACCTGAAAAAATTGGTTGCCTATTCAAGCGTTTCACACATGGGCTTTGTTTTGTTGGGGATGGCTGTATTTACTTCTGCCGGAATTAACGGCGCCGTATTTCAAATGTTTAGCCACGGCATTATTACGGCCATGCTATTTCTTATTGTGGGTGTAATTTACGACAGAGCTCACCATCGGGAAATCAACGGATTCGGCGGACTTGCTGTTAAAATGCCCGTTTACACAGGTATTGCCAGTCTGGCCTTTTTTGCTGCAATGGGTCTGCCCGGCATGACCGGTTTTATCGCCGAACTGACCGTATTTATCGGATCGTTTGCCGTTTATCGCACCTTGACCATCATTGCGGCTCTTGGCATTATTGTAACGGCCAGTTACATTTTGTGGACCATCCAACGCGTATTTCTGGGTAAATTAAATCCCAAATACGAGCATATCCGCGATATTAACGGGCGGGAATTGTTTACCCTTGTCCCACTGGGCATGTTAACCATATTTTTTGGAATTTATCCACTTCCTATCTTAAATATGTTGAAGGTTTCATTAAATCACTTAATCAGGCTTATTCCATAA